A single window of Granulicella mallensis MP5ACTX8 DNA harbors:
- the murI gene encoding glutamate racemase: protein MSSPIIGVFDSGFGGLTVLRALLPLVPGAHYIYLGDTARLPYGSKSQTTIARYAVESARFLEERGSDLLVIACNTATALALPEIRAAVSVPVVGVIEPVVRAANLQHPSAEVLVLATTATVQSHAYLQHCEALGLRATEKACPLLVPLVEEGWIDHPVTRDVLRIYLEEALATCSPKAVLLGCTHYPLLAPLVETTLRELGSQAVVIDSAQATAAEVETHFPTSTPSSSDAATFECFATDSVEKFQRLGSLFLQHSIDQVQHLDLGG from the coding sequence ATGTCCTCTCCCATCATCGGTGTCTTCGACTCCGGCTTCGGCGGCCTCACGGTACTGCGTGCACTCCTGCCACTCGTGCCCGGCGCGCACTACATCTACCTCGGCGACACCGCACGCCTGCCCTACGGCTCGAAGTCGCAGACCACCATCGCTCGTTACGCCGTCGAGAGCGCACGCTTCCTCGAAGAGCGCGGCTCTGATCTCCTGGTCATCGCCTGCAATACCGCCACGGCGCTAGCACTCCCCGAGATCCGTGCTGCTGTCTCGGTCCCCGTCGTCGGAGTCATCGAGCCCGTCGTGCGCGCGGCGAATCTCCAGCATCCCAGCGCGGAAGTTCTCGTCCTCGCCACCACGGCAACCGTTCAATCGCACGCCTATCTGCAGCACTGCGAGGCGCTCGGCCTTCGCGCTACAGAGAAGGCCTGCCCACTGCTGGTGCCGCTGGTAGAAGAGGGTTGGATCGATCACCCCGTCACCCGCGACGTCCTCCGCATTTACCTCGAAGAAGCTCTCGCGACCTGCTCACCAAAAGCAGTGCTCCTCGGTTGCACGCATTATCCACTGCTGGCCCCTCTCGTCGAGACGACGCTCCGCGAACTAGGTTCACAGGCCGTCGTCATCGACTCCGCCCAGGCCACAGCCGCAGAGGTTGAAACACACTTCCCCACCTCCACCCCATCCAGTTCCGACGCTGCGACCTTCGAGTGCTTCGCCACAGACTCCGTCGAAAAGTTCCAACGCCTCGGTAGCCTGTTCCTCCAGCACTCCATCGATCAGGTACAGCACCTCGATCTCGGCGGCTAG
- a CDS encoding EVE domain-containing protein: MPYLLKSEPDKYSFDDLLRDGETVWDGIKNPQALITLRNMKRGEDCIIYHSNVGKAAVGTAKVVSVTTDPDNPKIPIVRLKAGKRLKSEKPLAEIRDASVFHGSIMFRQFRLSVVPLSDEQFDWLVHG, translated from the coding sequence ATGCCCTACCTCCTCAAATCCGAACCTGATAAGTACTCCTTCGACGACCTGCTGCGCGACGGCGAGACCGTCTGGGACGGCATCAAGAACCCGCAAGCCCTGATCACGCTGCGCAACATGAAGCGCGGCGAAGACTGCATCATCTATCACTCGAACGTCGGCAAGGCCGCAGTGGGCACAGCCAAGGTCGTCTCCGTCACCACCGACCCCGACAATCCGAAGATCCCCATCGTCCGGCTCAAAGCCGGCAAGCGCCTGAAGAGCGAGAAGCCCCTCGCCGAGATTCGCGACGCCTCCGTCTTCCACGGCTCCATCATGTTCCGCCAGTTCCGGCTATCGGTAGTCCCTCTCAGCGACGAGCAGTTCGATTGGCTCGTCCACGGCTAG
- a CDS encoding isoamylase: protein MKCPKIFVTLVLACASLAVLMTPAHAAINSMSLGASYNSSKTDITFRVYSSQATRMVLYLYSAGYGVQESATYVLSAAGSGVWAVTVPVSAIQSAGITGMVYYGYRAWGPNWPYSSSWTKGSSTGFVSDVDANGNRFNPNKLLLDPYALEISQDPLNASNQNGNIFASGSLYRTMDSGTYAPKGVVLAASGQSTGTKPTRAQKDDVLYEVNVRGLTKQDPSIATAYQGTYYGAGLKASYLASLGVTAVEFLPVQETQNDENDVVPNSDVDQNYWGYSTEDFFAPDRRYAYNKAPGGPTAEFQAMVQTFHNAGIKVYMDVVYNHTAEGGTWSSTDPTTATILSWRGLDNTTYYELSAGNQFYYDNTGVGGNYNTYNPVAQNLIVDSLAYWTNTMGVDGFRFDLASVLANSCLNGAAEAAAPNCPSGGYNFDAQDSNVAVNRILRELTVRPAAGGSGVDLFAEPWAIGGNSYQLGGFPKGWSEWNGVFRDSMRQAQNELGNMTISIGQDANDFSGSSNLFQASGRAPWNSTNFIDIHDGLTLKDVYSCNGSSNSQAWPYGPSDGGTSTNYSWDQGGAAADQRRAARTGMAFEMLSAGTPLMQGGDEYLRTLQCNNNAYNLDSPANWLNYGWSSDQSNFYNFAQRSIGFRKAHPALRPANWYTSSQLVWYEPSGAVADTSYWDNTSNNAIAYTINGSSFGDANSMYIAFNGWSGSVNFTLPTPPTGTNWYRVTDTCDWNDGANTFVAPGSETLIGGGGTTYGQCGQSLLLLIAK from the coding sequence ATGAAATGCCCGAAGATTTTCGTGACCCTGGTGCTGGCCTGCGCCAGCCTCGCCGTCCTGATGACGCCTGCTCATGCGGCGATCAATAGTATGAGCCTCGGTGCAAGCTATAACTCGTCCAAGACCGACATTACCTTTCGCGTCTATTCCTCTCAAGCTACCCGCATGGTGCTCTATCTCTACTCGGCGGGGTATGGGGTTCAGGAGTCGGCGACCTATGTTTTGAGCGCGGCGGGCAGTGGAGTCTGGGCGGTAACGGTTCCGGTCTCTGCCATTCAGTCCGCCGGAATTACCGGGATGGTCTATTACGGTTATCGCGCCTGGGGACCGAACTGGCCCTACAGTTCGAGTTGGACGAAAGGCTCTTCGACGGGTTTTGTCTCGGATGTCGATGCCAACGGCAATCGCTTCAATCCGAATAAGCTGCTGCTGGATCCCTATGCGCTGGAGATCAGCCAGGACCCGCTCAATGCTTCGAACCAGAACGGCAATATCTTCGCGTCCGGATCTTTGTATCGGACGATGGATAGCGGAACCTATGCTCCCAAGGGAGTTGTGCTGGCGGCTAGCGGGCAGAGCACCGGCACCAAGCCGACACGTGCGCAGAAGGACGATGTTCTCTACGAGGTGAACGTCAGGGGGCTGACTAAGCAGGACCCCAGCATCGCGACGGCCTATCAGGGCACCTATTATGGCGCGGGGCTCAAGGCGAGCTATCTGGCGAGTCTTGGTGTTACCGCTGTTGAGTTCCTGCCGGTGCAGGAGACACAGAACGACGAGAACGACGTCGTTCCGAACTCCGATGTAGACCAGAACTACTGGGGATATTCGACGGAAGATTTCTTTGCGCCGGATCGCCGTTATGCCTACAACAAGGCTCCGGGCGGACCGACGGCCGAGTTCCAGGCGATGGTGCAGACCTTCCACAATGCGGGCATCAAGGTGTACATGGACGTGGTCTACAACCACACGGCCGAAGGCGGCACCTGGAGCAGCACGGACCCCACCACGGCGACGATCCTTTCCTGGCGTGGACTGGACAATACGACCTATTACGAACTCAGTGCGGGCAATCAGTTTTACTACGACAACACTGGCGTTGGCGGTAATTACAACACCTATAACCCCGTGGCTCAGAACCTGATCGTCGATTCGCTGGCCTACTGGACCAACACGATGGGCGTGGACGGTTTCCGCTTCGACCTTGCTTCGGTGCTGGCCAATAGCTGCCTGAATGGGGCTGCTGAAGCTGCGGCTCCGAACTGCCCGAGTGGAGGTTATAACTTCGACGCCCAGGACTCGAACGTCGCGGTCAATCGCATTTTGCGGGAGTTGACGGTGCGCCCGGCGGCGGGAGGCAGCGGCGTCGATCTCTTTGCCGAGCCCTGGGCGATCGGAGGCAACTCCTATCAGCTTGGCGGCTTTCCGAAGGGCTGGTCGGAGTGGAATGGGGTGTTCCGGGATAGTATGCGTCAGGCACAGAACGAGCTCGGCAATATGACGATCTCCATTGGCCAGGATGCGAATGACTTTTCAGGTTCTTCCAACCTGTTTCAGGCCAGCGGCCGCGCGCCCTGGAACTCTACGAACTTTATCGATATCCATGACGGCCTGACGCTGAAGGATGTTTATTCCTGCAACGGCTCCAGCAATAGCCAGGCGTGGCCCTATGGGCCGTCCGATGGCGGAACGAGCACGAACTATAGCTGGGATCAGGGAGGGGCGGCGGCGGATCAACGCCGTGCTGCGCGGACGGGCATGGCCTTCGAGATGTTGTCGGCGGGAACGCCCCTGATGCAGGGCGGCGATGAGTATCTGCGGACGCTGCAGTGCAATAACAATGCCTATAATCTCGACTCGCCCGCGAACTGGCTGAACTATGGCTGGAGTAGCGATCAGTCGAACTTCTACAACTTTGCCCAGAGAAGCATTGGGTTTCGCAAGGCGCATCCGGCGTTGCGGCCGGCGAACTGGTATACCTCCAGCCAGCTTGTCTGGTACGAGCCGAGTGGTGCGGTGGCCGATACGAGTTACTGGGACAACACCAGCAATAATGCGATCGCCTATACGATCAATGGTTCTTCTTTTGGCGATGCCAACTCGATGTATATCGCCTTCAATGGATGGTCGGGTAGCGTCAACTTCACGTTGCCGACGCCTCCCACCGGAACGAACTGGTATCGGGTGACGGATACGTGCGATTGGAACGATGGGGCGAATACCTTTGTTGCTCCTGGGAGTGAAACCCTGATCGGTGGGGGAGGGACTACGTATGGGCAGTGTGGGCAGTCGTTGTTGTTGCTGATAGCGAAGTAG
- a CDS encoding enoyl-ACP reductase FabI, which yields MIDMKGKVAVVFGLANKRSIAYAIAEKLAAAGATLVLGYQSDRLKKEADELIESLGQTGTGRTIQCDVSRDEEIDKAFAEIKAAYPAVHTIIHSVAFAPADAIKNDFLETKREDFRIAHDVSVYSLIAIARSAAPLMTEGGSILTLTYYGSEKVFPNYNVMGVAKAALEATVRYLAASLGNKGIRVNAVSAGPIKTLAARGIGDFNTILDAVTQRAPLHRNVEQAEVGNTALFLSSDLASGITGEITYVDCGFNITGI from the coding sequence ATGATCGACATGAAGGGTAAAGTGGCCGTTGTCTTCGGCCTCGCCAACAAACGCAGCATCGCCTATGCCATCGCCGAAAAGCTCGCCGCCGCCGGAGCCACTCTCGTTCTGGGTTACCAGTCGGACCGCCTGAAGAAGGAAGCCGACGAGCTGATCGAGAGCCTCGGCCAGACCGGCACCGGCCGTACCATCCAGTGCGATGTCTCGCGAGATGAAGAGATCGACAAGGCCTTTGCAGAGATCAAAGCTGCCTATCCGGCCGTCCACACCATCATCCACTCGGTCGCCTTCGCCCCCGCGGACGCCATCAAGAACGACTTCCTCGAGACCAAGCGCGAAGACTTCCGCATCGCACACGACGTCAGCGTCTACTCCCTGATCGCCATCGCGCGCAGCGCAGCCCCCCTGATGACCGAGGGCGGCTCGATCCTGACGCTCACCTACTACGGCAGCGAAAAGGTCTTCCCAAACTACAACGTGATGGGCGTCGCCAAGGCCGCGCTCGAAGCCACGGTGCGCTACCTCGCCGCCTCGCTCGGCAACAAGGGCATCCGCGTCAACGCCGTCTCCGCCGGCCCGATCAAGACCCTGGCCGCACGCGGCATCGGCGACTTCAACACCATCCTGGACGCCGTTACCCAGCGTGCTCCTCTGCATCGCAACGTTGAACAAGCCGAGGTAGGCAACACAGCGTTGTTCCTCTCCAGCGACTTGGCCAGCGGCATTACGGGCGAGATCACTTACGTGGATTGCGGCTTCAACATCACCGGAATCTAG
- a CDS encoding IS30 family transposase: MGRTYKQFSMEERCLLQTQLSMGWRPAAIAAGLQRARSTVTREMGRNGWHVAQPSPKGGRRFIAGGYSAVTADRRARRLQRMPRVARKLVPGTLVWDLVVAELGRGLSPEQVGFTLRRMPDPVRLSHETIYTALYAMPRGELRARVMTMLRRRRMSRRSRSKAAVDPNRRHFIDPIKLIDQRPEEVGLRLVPGHWEGDLIKGRLNQSRVGVLVERTTLFLALVKLEDGSAKTCAEGFARILNRFASQMRRSMTYDQGREMAQHKWLEQQTGIEVYFAHPHSPWERGINENTNGLLRQFLPKGQDLGHFSQQQLDDIAMLMNARIRKSLGKRAPAELFLPEGAFDFVEFWQNPGMFTNVALGA; encoded by the coding sequence ATGGGTCGAACGTACAAGCAGTTTTCTATGGAGGAGCGCTGTCTTCTGCAGACGCAGTTATCGATGGGTTGGAGGCCGGCGGCGATAGCCGCCGGCCTCCAACGGGCGCGGTCCACGGTCACCCGGGAGATGGGTCGTAATGGCTGGCACGTTGCGCAGCCTAGTCCGAAGGGCGGTCGCCGGTTTATCGCCGGAGGCTATTCTGCGGTGACGGCAGATCGACGTGCCCGAAGGTTGCAGCGCATGCCGCGGGTTGCGCGCAAACTGGTTCCAGGCACCCTCGTGTGGGACCTTGTCGTGGCCGAGCTTGGCCGGGGCTTGAGTCCGGAGCAGGTTGGGTTCACACTCAGGCGTATGCCCGATCCGGTGCGTCTGTCGCACGAGACCATCTACACCGCGCTCTACGCCATGCCACGGGGAGAACTCCGCGCCCGCGTGATGACGATGCTGCGCCGCCGCCGGATGAGCCGCAGATCGCGCTCCAAGGCCGCTGTGGACCCCAACCGCCGTCACTTCATCGACCCCATCAAGCTCATCGACCAGCGGCCCGAGGAGGTGGGGCTTCGCCTGGTCCCGGGACACTGGGAAGGAGACCTGATCAAGGGCAGACTCAACCAGTCCCGCGTCGGAGTGCTGGTGGAGCGAACCACGCTATTCCTCGCCCTGGTCAAGCTCGAAGACGGCTCGGCAAAGACCTGCGCGGAAGGCTTCGCCCGCATCCTCAACCGCTTCGCCTCCCAGATGCGCCGTTCCATGACCTACGATCAGGGACGAGAGATGGCCCAGCACAAGTGGCTGGAACAGCAGACTGGCATCGAGGTCTACTTCGCCCATCCCCACTCGCCATGGGAGCGCGGCATCAACGAAAACACCAACGGCCTGCTCCGACAGTTCCTGCCCAAGGGACAAGACCTCGGTCACTTCTCACAACAGCAGCTCGACGATATCGCCATGCTCATGAATGCTCGCATCCGAAAATCACTCGGAAAACGAGCTCCAGCTGAACTCTTCCTCCCAGAAGGAGCCTTCGACTTCGTTGAGTTCTGGCAAAATCCTGGTATGTTCACAAATGTTGCACTTGGGGCTTGA
- a CDS encoding ABC-F family ATP-binding cassette domain-containing protein, with the protein MPPILNAQGVSKRFGATPLFEKISFAVNDGDRIGLIGPNGAGKSTLLAVLAGDIEPDTGELAVRKRARVGYVRQISEFAKGATVRSVVEKALQRAHVPDNEHEQRLRETLGRAGFADDGADSHVRMDAEAASLSGGWKKRLAIAEAMVTQPDVLLLDEPTNHLDLEGIEWLEAMLRGANFASVVVTHDRYFLENAASEVVELSRVYAEGVLRVRGTYSKFLEGREQYMESQTKMQEGLRNRVKTEIDWLRRGPKARATKAKARIDNAHELIGKLAEVDARTRTSSAGIEFAATDRQTKRLIEMEGVSITLGGREIVGGVNFGLTNGMKLGLVGPNGSGKTTILRAMSGELPVSAGTVKRANALRIVYFSQMREIDPSLTLRRSLAPDSDSVVYQDRVVHVASYAAKFLFSGDQLNQPVDRLSGGERARVLIARLMLQPADVLMLDEPTNDLDIPTLEILEESLLEFKGALVLVTHDRYMLDRVSNTVLGLDGKGRSRIFADYSQWEEWKEQEEGNSKQETASTESKRGGAASGGKKKLSYLEQREFDGIEARVDAADARMAAAHDRLAEPAVATDAAALTAALAEMEAAQAEHDTVYERWAELTEKLG; encoded by the coding sequence ATGCCGCCGATTTTGAATGCTCAGGGCGTGTCGAAACGCTTTGGCGCGACGCCCCTCTTTGAAAAGATCTCTTTTGCCGTAAACGACGGCGACCGCATTGGGCTCATTGGGCCGAATGGGGCTGGTAAGTCTACCCTGCTTGCTGTGCTGGCGGGGGATATAGAACCCGACACAGGCGAACTGGCCGTGCGCAAGCGCGCGCGTGTGGGTTATGTGCGGCAGATCTCCGAGTTTGCCAAGGGCGCGACCGTGCGCAGCGTGGTGGAGAAGGCGCTGCAGCGCGCGCATGTGCCGGACAATGAGCACGAACAGCGACTGCGTGAGACGCTGGGGCGCGCAGGATTTGCCGACGATGGAGCGGACAGCCACGTGCGTATGGACGCCGAGGCCGCGAGCCTGAGCGGTGGCTGGAAGAAGCGCCTGGCTATCGCCGAGGCCATGGTGACGCAGCCCGATGTGCTGCTGCTTGACGAGCCGACGAACCATCTTGATCTCGAAGGAATTGAGTGGCTGGAGGCCATGCTGCGCGGGGCGAACTTCGCCAGCGTGGTGGTGACGCATGATCGCTACTTTCTGGAGAATGCCGCGAGCGAGGTTGTCGAGCTTAGCCGGGTCTATGCGGAGGGTGTGCTGCGCGTGCGCGGGACGTACTCGAAGTTCCTGGAGGGCCGGGAGCAGTACATGGAGTCGCAGACGAAGATGCAGGAGGGCCTGCGGAACCGGGTGAAGACGGAGATCGATTGGCTGCGGCGCGGACCGAAGGCCCGTGCGACCAAGGCCAAGGCCCGCATCGACAACGCTCATGAGCTGATCGGCAAGCTGGCCGAGGTGGATGCGCGCACGCGCACGTCGTCGGCGGGCATCGAGTTTGCGGCGACCGACCGGCAGACCAAGCGGCTCATCGAGATGGAAGGTGTTTCGATTACGCTGGGCGGGCGAGAGATCGTCGGCGGGGTGAACTTTGGCCTGACCAACGGGATGAAGCTCGGGCTCGTGGGCCCGAACGGCAGCGGCAAGACGACGATCCTGCGGGCAATGTCGGGCGAGCTGCCGGTGAGTGCGGGTACGGTGAAGCGGGCGAATGCACTGCGCATCGTTTACTTCTCGCAGATGCGCGAGATCGACCCTTCGCTGACGCTGCGGCGCTCGCTCGCGCCGGACTCCGATTCGGTGGTCTACCAGGATCGCGTCGTGCATGTGGCGAGTTATGCGGCGAAGTTCCTGTTCTCGGGCGATCAGTTGAATCAGCCGGTCGATCGGCTGAGCGGCGGCGAGCGGGCACGCGTGTTGATTGCGCGGTTGATGCTGCAGCCCGCCGATGTCCTGATGCTCGACGAGCCGACGAACGATCTCGATATTCCTACGCTGGAGATTCTGGAAGAGTCGTTGCTGGAGTTCAAGGGTGCGCTGGTGCTGGTGACGCACGATCGCTACATGCTGGATCGCGTGTCGAATACGGTGCTGGGCCTGGATGGCAAGGGCAGGTCGCGGATCTTTGCCGACTACTCGCAGTGGGAAGAGTGGAAAGAGCAGGAAGAAGGGAACAGCAAACAGGAGACAGCGAGTACTGAGTCCAAGCGTGGGGGAGCGGCTTCGGGAGGGAAGAAGAAGCTCTCGTACCTGGAGCAGCGCGAGTTCGATGGGATCGAGGCGCGGGTGGATGCGGCCGATGCTCGTATGGCCGCGGCGCATGATCGCCTGGCTGAGCCGGCGGTGGCTACCGATGCCGCGGCGCTTACGGCTGCGTTAGCGGAGATGGAAGCGGCGCAGGCTGAGCACGATACGGTGTATGAGCGGTGGGCGGAGTTGACGGAGAAGCTGGGGTAA
- a CDS encoding phospholipase D-like domain-containing protein: MKYTPFRIVLLSLAATLLTSAAHSQTIITEPDQGFTPIYNFINTATKTLDMTMYELVDTTAEKDLAALAKKAVTVRVILDQNLEKSSNTTAYNYLNENGVSVHWANPTYSATHQKTITVDGDSSMILTANLTSEYYSTTRDFAVIDTNQTNVAAIEKVFNADFTNATVTPSTAYSLIWSPTDSSTDLVAIINGATQSLTVENEEMSDSTIVTALENAAKRGVVVKIIMTNDDNEYESEFNALHKAGVQIRTYKDTSTTLYIHAKVILADYGVSGAEKIFVGSENFSVASLTKNRELGLTMATASILETFNTVLTSDFTGGTAWTTT; the protein is encoded by the coding sequence GTGAAGTACACGCCTTTCCGCATCGTCCTGCTCTCCCTCGCCGCCACCCTCCTAACCAGCGCAGCCCACTCCCAGACGATCATTACCGAACCCGACCAGGGCTTTACGCCGATCTACAACTTCATCAACACCGCCACCAAGACGCTCGACATGACCATGTACGAGCTCGTCGACACGACGGCAGAGAAAGATCTCGCAGCGCTCGCAAAGAAGGCTGTTACCGTCCGCGTCATTCTCGACCAGAACCTCGAGAAGAGCAGCAACACCACGGCCTATAACTACCTCAACGAAAACGGCGTCTCGGTCCACTGGGCGAACCCGACCTACTCCGCGACCCACCAGAAGACCATCACCGTCGACGGCGATTCTTCGATGATCCTCACGGCAAACCTCACCAGTGAGTACTACTCGACCACCCGCGACTTTGCCGTCATCGACACCAACCAGACCAACGTCGCCGCCATCGAGAAGGTCTTCAATGCCGACTTCACCAACGCCACCGTCACTCCCAGCACGGCCTACAGCCTCATCTGGAGCCCGACCGATTCCAGCACCGATCTGGTGGCCATCATCAATGGCGCCACGCAGAGCCTGACCGTCGAAAACGAAGAGATGAGCGACTCCACCATCGTCACCGCACTGGAAAACGCAGCCAAGCGCGGCGTCGTCGTAAAGATCATCATGACCAATGACGACAACGAGTACGAGAGCGAGTTCAACGCACTCCACAAGGCCGGCGTACAGATCCGCACCTACAAGGACACCTCCACGACGCTCTACATCCACGCCAAGGTCATCCTCGCCGACTACGGCGTTAGCGGCGCGGAAAAGATCTTCGTCGGCTCGGAGAACTTCTCCGTCGCCTCCCTCACGAAGAATCGCGAACTGGGCCTGACGATGGCCACAGCCTCCATCCTCGAAACCTTCAACACCGTGCTCACCAGCGACTTCACCGGCGGCACAGCCTGGACCACAACCTAG
- a CDS encoding superinfection immunity protein, which translates to MHVLFALCLLPFGAIHFLPTIVAALRGSRSVVGIFLLNLFLGWTVIGWIVALIWAFRSEPKYVYAYSPMQPRRF; encoded by the coding sequence ATGCACGTTCTTTTCGCGTTGTGTCTTCTTCCGTTTGGAGCCATTCACTTTCTTCCCACGATCGTCGCGGCATTGCGCGGTAGCCGGAGTGTTGTCGGTATCTTTCTGCTGAACCTGTTTCTTGGCTGGACGGTGATCGGATGGATCGTCGCCCTGATTTGGGCGTTCCGCAGCGAGCCCAAGTATGTCTACGCTTATTCGCCGATGCAGCCGCGCCGGTTCTAA
- the bshC gene encoding bacillithiol biosynthesis cysteine-adding enzyme BshC, translated as MNVECHDLSTLPGTTALFRDYADIRSSAHAAALRRWYPADPFTMDWAKSSPELEAAHRGRLADALLRQSDGFDASGAVLANIERLRNGAAAVVTGQQVALFGGPLLTLLKAATAIRKAQDATKASGRDHVPVFWLASEDHDLAEVDQVTLLSKTETETLRLGLRAERPVPVGGLRVDGGNEEGRLRLEAELDRVSELLGWAPVCELLRACYAPNAHLAGAFGRLISKIFAAQGLIVMDASIREFHALGTPVLREAIAQAEEIEDALLKRSEELVSGGYHAQVLVARGHSLLFLLDAETGARLPLRRLGEGQWKAGSQSYSTEDLFAILENEPERLSPNALLRPVFQDRILPTAAYIGGPAEIAYFAQSAVVYEKILGRVTPVLPRLSATLIEPAVATAMATHEVSLAQMFESKTVDALALRLGARAMPIEGKRKIAAVGNAMDIELTALTEYMSAMSADLARAAGVSASKMRYQMNRLRRMAAAFEVQKEASLKKHATAMMLNLFPDGHLQERLLGGVWFVARYEDALPELLVEHAGQECPGHRVIYL; from the coding sequence ATGAACGTTGAGTGCCACGACCTCTCGACACTACCGGGAACGACCGCGCTGTTTCGCGACTACGCGGACATACGCTCGTCCGCGCATGCTGCCGCTCTGCGGCGGTGGTATCCGGCTGACCCCTTCACGATGGACTGGGCGAAGAGCTCGCCGGAGCTGGAGGCCGCGCATCGGGGACGGCTGGCCGATGCCCTGCTAAGGCAGTCCGACGGCTTTGACGCGAGCGGCGCGGTTCTGGCGAATATCGAACGATTACGGAATGGAGCAGCGGCGGTTGTTACCGGGCAGCAGGTTGCGCTGTTCGGCGGACCGCTGCTGACGCTGCTGAAGGCCGCGACAGCAATCAGGAAGGCCCAGGATGCGACGAAGGCCAGTGGACGGGACCATGTTCCGGTCTTCTGGCTGGCGAGCGAGGACCACGATCTGGCGGAGGTCGACCAGGTGACTCTGCTTTCGAAGACCGAGACGGAGACGCTGCGGCTGGGACTGCGGGCGGAACGTCCGGTGCCGGTGGGCGGCTTGCGCGTCGATGGCGGCAATGAAGAGGGGCGGCTACGGCTGGAGGCCGAGCTGGATCGTGTCAGCGAGCTTTTGGGGTGGGCTCCAGTCTGTGAACTGCTGCGGGCCTGTTATGCGCCCAATGCCCATCTGGCGGGAGCGTTCGGACGGCTGATCAGCAAGATCTTTGCCGCGCAGGGGCTGATCGTCATGGACGCCTCGATACGCGAGTTTCATGCGCTGGGCACGCCTGTGCTGCGTGAGGCGATTGCGCAGGCGGAAGAGATTGAAGACGCTCTGCTGAAGCGGAGTGAGGAGCTGGTGAGCGGTGGGTACCACGCCCAGGTGCTTGTGGCTCGGGGGCATTCGTTGTTGTTCCTGCTCGATGCGGAGACTGGTGCACGGTTGCCGTTGCGCCGGCTTGGCGAAGGCCAGTGGAAGGCTGGATCGCAGAGCTATTCCACCGAAGACCTGTTCGCGATTCTTGAGAATGAACCCGAGCGTCTGAGCCCGAATGCGTTGCTGCGGCCGGTGTTTCAGGACCGTATTCTGCCCACGGCGGCTTATATCGGCGGCCCGGCGGAGATTGCCTACTTCGCGCAGTCGGCGGTGGTGTACGAGAAGATCCTGGGGCGTGTGACTCCGGTATTGCCGCGACTTTCAGCGACGCTCATCGAGCCCGCGGTTGCTACGGCGATGGCGACGCATGAGGTCTCGTTGGCGCAGATGTTCGAGTCGAAGACGGTGGACGCGCTTGCGCTGCGGCTGGGGGCTCGGGCGATGCCGATCGAGGGCAAGCGCAAGATCGCGGCGGTGGGCAACGCGATGGATATCGAGTTGACCGCGCTGACCGAGTATATGAGCGCGATGAGTGCGGACCTGGCGCGTGCGGCAGGGGTTTCGGCGAGCAAGATGCGCTACCAGATGAATCGTCTGCGGCGGATGGCGGCGGCGTTCGAGGTGCAGAAGGAAGCGTCGCTGAAGAAGCATGCGACGGCTATGATGTTGAATCTGTTCCCGGATGGACACCTGCAGGAGCGGCTGCTGGGTGGGGTCTGGTTTGTGGCTCGGTACGAAGATGCGCTGCCGGAGTTGCTGGTGGAGCATGCCGGGCAGGAGTGTCCGGGGCATCGGGTGATCTACCTGTAG
- a CDS encoding NUDIX hydrolase: MAPTKTPSAKKKTPAKKPLAASSKLATPKPAKPLKLSGKGRTLSSKVVYKGRIFSITADDVAEPGGVRAKRDVIRHNGSVVVLAVDTKTNPADPSILLIRQYRHAAGQFLLELPAGRIELGEKPIPAGKRELIEETGYRARRWSKYVRYFASPGFLSEAMNILLAEDLTLGEATPEDDERIEIHMTPLSEVLRLIHDGKILDGKTLVGVLFYDSLRRTQQA, translated from the coding sequence ATGGCACCGACAAAGACACCCTCCGCGAAGAAGAAAACCCCTGCAAAGAAGCCCCTTGCGGCTTCCTCCAAGCTGGCGACGCCGAAACCGGCCAAGCCCCTCAAGCTCTCCGGCAAGGGTCGCACGCTCTCATCGAAGGTTGTGTATAAGGGCAGAATCTTTTCCATCACCGCCGACGATGTCGCTGAACCAGGCGGCGTCCGCGCCAAGCGTGACGTCATCCGCCACAACGGCTCGGTCGTCGTGCTCGCGGTCGACACCAAGACCAACCCCGCCGATCCCAGCATTCTGCTCATCCGCCAGTATCGCCACGCGGCGGGCCAGTTCCTGCTGGAACTTCCAGCAGGACGCATCGAGCTGGGTGAAAAGCCCATTCCCGCAGGCAAGCGCGAGCTCATCGAAGAGACCGGCTACCGTGCCAGGCGGTGGTCGAAGTACGTCCGCTACTTCGCCAGCCCCGGGTTCCTGTCCGAGGCCATGAACATCCTGCTGGCGGAAGACCTCACGCTCGGCGAAGCGACCCCCGAAGACGACGAGCGGATCGAGATCCACATGACCCCGCTCTCCGAGGTCCTGCGCCTGATCCACGACGGCAAGATCCTCGACGGCAAAACGTTGGTCGGCGTCCTGTTCTACGACTCCCTGCGCCGCACCCAGCAGGCATAA